The DNA sequence CGTTCGCAGGCCTCGCGCTGCATGAACTGCGGGATTCCATACTGCCACAACGGCTGTCCGGTGAACAATTTGATCCCCGACTGGAACGATCTGGTCTATAAGGACGACTGGCGCGAGGCGCTGGACGCCTTGCATTCGACCAACAACTTCCCGGAATTCACCGGCCGCGTGTGCCCCGCCCCGTGCGAGGCGAGCTGCACGCTGAACATTATCGACCAGCCGGTAACCATCAAGAGCATCGAATGCGCGATCGTCGATCGCGGCTGGAAGGAAGGCTGGGTCGAACCGCAGGTTCCCGCCGAGAAGACCGGCAAGAGCGTGGCGGTCGTCGGCTCCGGCCCTGCCGGGCTCGCCTGCGCACAGCAGCTTGCCCGCGTCGGTCACTCGGTGACGGTGTTCGAAAAGAGCGACCGGATTGGCGGCCTGCTCCGCTACGGCATCCCCGACTTCAAGATGGAAAAGCATCTCATCAACCGGCGGGCGGTGCAGATGGAAGCCGAAGGGGTCACCTTCAAGACCTCCACCGAAGTCGGCGTGGACGTCTCCATCAAGTCGCTGAAGGAGAATTTCGACGCCATCGTGCTGGCCGGCGGCGCGGAGAATGCGCGCCCGCTGCAGATCCCGGGCGCCGAAATGCCCGGCGTGCGCCAGGCGATGGAATTCCTGACCCAGCAGAACAAGCGCAATGCCGGCGACAGCGAGGAACGCGCCGCGCCGCGCGGCACGTTGAGCGCCGCAGGCAAGGATGTGATCGTGATCGGCGGCGGCGACACCGGTTCCGACTGTGTCGGCACTTCCAATCGCCA is a window from the Altererythrobacter sp. B11 genome containing:
- a CDS encoding glutamate synthase subunit beta; translated protein: MGKETGFLELDRQDRTYADPAERIGHYKEFIIPHSEEGLRSQASRCMNCGIPYCHNGCPVNNLIPDWNDLVYKDDWREALDALHSTNNFPEFTGRVCPAPCEASCTLNIIDQPVTIKSIECAIVDRGWKEGWVEPQVPAEKTGKSVAVVGSGPAGLACAQQLARVGHSVTVFEKSDRIGGLLRYGIPDFKMEKHLINRRAVQMEAEGVTFKTSTEVGVDVSIKSLKENFDAIVLAGGAENARPLQIPGAEMPGVRQAMEFLTQQNKRNAGDSEERAAPRGTLSAAGKDVIVIGGGDTGSDCVGTSNRQGAKSVTQIEIMPKPPERENKHLTWPNWPMKLRTSSSHEEGVERDWAVLTKEVVGENGVVTGLKCARLEWEGREMKEVPGSEFVLPADLILLAMGFLGPKKTGMLEQAGVSLTDRGNVDADTQDYRTSEDMVFACGDMRRGQSLVVWAIREGRQAARSVDEALMGVSELPR